From the genome of Geminocystis herdmanii PCC 6308, one region includes:
- a CDS encoding L-lactate dehydrogenase → MFEKILIPNPSAEKPSSLKPRKGVIIGLGQVGLACAYSLLIQDCFDELILQDIAEEKLAGEVMDFSHGMPFLAPTDLKAGTVADVGQNADIVIITAGVAQRDGETRLSLVERNISVYKSILHDVVKYCPDCIILVVSNPVDILTYVTLKITGFPSSRVIGSGTVLDSARFRALLAQEMGIDARSVHAYIIGEHGDSEVAVWSSANVGGMKIVPDGWDNLAKDEQDKLSEIYFNVKNAAYEIIQRKGYTSYAIGLATTDIVKAILNSQERVLTVSGLMTGLYGIEDICLSVPRVINERGILKTVNLTLSEEEEKLLVESARVLREVFDRVTF, encoded by the coding sequence ATGTTTGAAAAAATATTAATACCTAATCCCAGTGCAGAAAAACCCTCCTCTTTAAAACCCCGTAAAGGAGTTATCATCGGTTTAGGGCAAGTAGGTTTAGCTTGTGCTTATTCTCTCCTGATTCAAGATTGCTTTGATGAATTGATTTTACAGGATATAGCCGAAGAAAAATTGGCAGGGGAAGTGATGGATTTTTCTCACGGAATGCCTTTTCTTGCGCCTACGGACTTAAAAGCTGGTACAGTGGCAGATGTGGGACAAAATGCCGACATCGTGATTATTACCGCAGGAGTCGCCCAAAGAGACGGGGAAACTCGTTTGAGCTTGGTAGAACGCAATATATCTGTATATAAAAGTATTTTACACGATGTGGTGAAATATTGTCCTGATTGCATTATCTTAGTGGTGAGTAATCCTGTGGACATTCTTACCTATGTAACTTTAAAAATAACTGGTTTTCCTAGCTCTAGGGTCATCGGTTCTGGTACAGTGTTAGATAGCGCTCGTTTTCGGGCTTTATTAGCTCAGGAGATGGGTATTGATGCTCGTAGTGTTCATGCCTATATTATTGGTGAGCATGGAGACAGTGAAGTGGCGGTGTGGAGTAGTGCCAACGTGGGGGGTATGAAAATTGTGCCTGATGGTTGGGATAATTTAGCAAAAGATGAGCAGGATAAGTTATCAGAAATTTACTTTAATGTAAAAAATGCAGCTTATGAGATTATTCAACGGAAGGGTTATACTTCTTATGCGATCGGACTAGCTACAACGGATATTGTGAAGGCGATTCTCAATTCTCAAGAGCGCGTTTTAACTGTTAGCGGTTTGATGACGGGGTTATACGGTATTGAAGATATTTGTTTAAGTGTGCCTCGTGTAATTAATGAGAGGGGTATTTTAAAAACCGTTAACTTGACTTTGAGTGAGGAGGAAGAAAAATTATTGGTGGAATCTGCTAGGGTTTTACGGGAAGTGTTCGATCGAGTTACTTTTTAG